The Pochonia chlamydosporia 170 chromosome Unknown PCv3seq00027, whole genome shotgun sequence genome has a window encoding:
- a CDS encoding DNA-binding protein (similar to Metarhizium robertsii ARSEF 23 XP_007825185.1), with protein sequence MKDKADVIRDFNNVVNMTAAELEKWLKSDTSKDAGWSKDDGGESIGHDSGRKIVQILKDNPQKTPDKYTDDHVEHMRKVVSYCKRHLAQEGKINDTKSVEEVKKTKSYASLKNWGHDPLKSRDNGEDDGEDHGDGEGAGVKRAKRGQDGQNKRQKTGKSTKNGDVSEEQSAADDQDTDEEEEAEGDDQSSTGEEDEDVQSSADEKDEEKSKTSKSGKTSSKNGSKENEPKKGETVSWNWGQGQPEGKVEDVKHQKTSIETKKGNTVSRDGTSEDPAVVLDTGKSKAVKLAHELN encoded by the exons ATGAAGGACAAAGCAGACGTCATCCGCGACTTCAACaacgtcgtcaacatgacGGCCGCAGAACTAGAGAAGTGGCTGAAATCTGATACCTCCAAAGACGCAGGCTGGTCGAAAGATGATGGCGGGGAATCCATCGGGCATGATAGCGGACGCAAGATTGTTCAAATTTTAAAGGATAACCCGCAGAAGACTCCTGACAAGTACACAGACGATCATGTTGAGCATATGAGAAAGGTTGTTTCATACTG TAAGCGGCATTTGGCACAGGAAGGAAAGATTAATGATACGAAGTCGGTCGAAGAAGTAAAGAAGACGAAATCGTATGCGTCGTTGAAGAACTGGGGCCATGACCCGTTGAAGAGTCGAGATAatggtgaggatgatggtgaAGACCACGGGGATGGGGAGGGAGCGGGTGTAAAGAGGGCCAAGAGGGGACAGGATGGACAGAATAAGAGACAGAAGACGGGGAAGTCTACTAAGAATGGCGATGTGTCGGAAGAGCAGAGCGCTGCGGACGACCAGGATactgatgaagaggaagaggcagaagGTGACGACCAATCTTCAACAggcgaagaggatgaggatgtgcAATCCTCAGCAGATgagaaagatgaagaaaagagCAAGACCAGCAAATCTGGCAAGACTTCATCTAAAAACGGTAGCAAGGAGAACGAGCCAAAGAAAGGAGAGACGGTTAGCTGGAATTGGGGCCAGGGTCAACCAGAAGGCAAAGTTGAGGATGTCAAGCACCAGAA AACGTCTATCGAGACTAAAAAAGGGAATACCGTCTCGCGCGATGGGACGTCAGAGGATCCGGCAGTGGTTCTCGACACAGGGAAGTCGAAGGCGGTTAAATTGGCGCACGAGTTGAACTAA
- a CDS encoding Sec14 cytosolic factor (similar to microsporum gypseum CBS 118893 XP_003174540.1) has product MDLDPKYDEYDFPHTAAMSQNGHAGHLTDLQIAQVHQLRMMLEAEGYTDRLDTLTLLRFLRARKFDVNLAKQMFVDCEKWRKETKLDEVLPAWDYPEKSELAKYYKQFYHKTDKDGRPLYIETLGSIDMTAMLKITSAERMLTNLAVEYERVSDPRLPACSRKAGSLLETCCSIMDLKGVTLTKVPSVYSYVSQVTVISQNYYPERLGKLYLINAPWGFSTVWSVVKGWLDPITVDKIHIFGSGYQTELLKQIPAQNLPKEFGGTCECEGGCENSDAGPWHEAEWVKPAKWEKTGHDAVATDITSDAKETEGPEVATGVKSVPVRESMGAATQPV; this is encoded by the exons ATGGATCTGGACCCTAAATATGATGAATATGACTTCCCCCATACGGCGGCCATGTCACAAAACGGACATGCGGGGCATTTGACCGATCTGCAGATTGCCCAAGTTCATCAGTTGCGAATGATGCTGGAGGCCGAAGGGTATACGGATCGTCTAGATACCCTAACATTG TTGCGATTCCTCCGTGCACGAAAATTTGATGTCAATCTAGCGAAGCAGAT GTTCGTTGATTGTGAGAAGTGGCGAAAGGAGACCAAACTGGACGAGGTCCTCCCTGCCTGGGACTACCCTGAGAAGTCCGAGCTTGCTAAGTACTACAAGCAATTCTACCATAAGACAGATAAG GATGGTCGTCCTTTGTACATCGAGACACTTGGTAGTATTGACATGACCGCCATGTTAAAAATCACTTCTGCCGAGCGTATGCTTACCAACTTGGCCGTTGAGTACGAGCGCGTCTCTGATCCTCGGCTTCCTGCCTGCTCGCGTAAGGCTGGCTCCCTCCTTGAGACTTGCTGTAGCATTATGGACCTTAAGGGCGTTACACTTACCAAGGTGCCTTCGGTCTACTCCTATGTTAGCCAGGTTACGGTGATATCTCAAAACTATTATCCTGAGCGTCTAGGCAAGCTTTACCTAATTAACGCACCCTGGGGTTTCTCTACTGTCTGGAGTGTTGTTAAGGGCTGGCTTGATCCCATTACTGTTGACAAGATTCATATTTTCGGCTCTGGGTATCAGACAGAATTACTCAAACAAATTCCCGCTCAGAACTTACCAAAGGAATTCGGCGGTACCTGCGAATGTGAGGGGGGCTGCGAGAACTCTGATGCTGGCCCTTGGCATGAGGCCGAGTGGGTTAAGCCCGCCAAGTGGGAGAAGACCGGGCATGATGCTGTTGCCACTGATATTACCTCTGATGCTAAGGAAACGGAAGGCCCTGAGGTGGCGACAGGCGTTAAGTCCGTTCCTGTTCGTGAATCTATGGGAGCGGCCACGCAACCTGTGTAA
- a CDS encoding transcriptional regulatory protein GAL4 (similar to Exophiala dermatitidis NIH/UT8656 XP_009156515.1) translates to MRRGRVRSACVRCRRQKLKCDPSLPCQLCIRSGVQCVSSTDILPSPTKPSKPCSNALDFYSSTPVAGKRKADVPRQSNVKTQRTQQSADSVQQVEYVSVVRLVEQILASTNKGIWVDSPLHQAVLPRRQDRYAQDASRKSIQDILGEEMPPQEICDILVASYMHAVQWYFPLVYEPSFQPRLNSLLREKTCSLADQPFLMLSLAAMLLGLYFATPQDLKNIIRIPPGDISCLRAQMTSVLEKNFLGSFEQHNLDWICFSSLLALYNVLNRRTRRGTMLIASAIQAAKDLKLDKATNSASVTVGENEMRKRVWWTLFAADGFVGLSAGRAPMARLEEITVTESLDSDNSMRSPEFQSMEVRDDGSLQPVTTCSFQRYRARLFRVAARLNTKRYTSQHPYKNGSFKDETRDIYNELERWRESLPPELCLDSYTELEAFNERENTAGQIFRVQALTLKLLYENIQVLLFWPFIKSCREADGPVTRRAAQAATSSTGENDLASFARAHCFQSAMRFARIGQYESILHMSYKTPVVIPLAASSMTFGAILGMLALLNPTSASVRDYKICLASIVKLPKMCNFKNVLCEQATEILQGILRLICSEEADSLLAGDLPPPMQFADDAASKRGSAQDMGLEGVEQGGMVDTGMFSGSDTSDFVYVDILADCYTTLANLYGLNLDLENLG, encoded by the exons ATGCGACGGGGACGAGTTCGAAGTGCTTGCGTCCGCTGCCGACGCCAGAAACTCAAG TGCGATCCCAGCCTTCCGTGTCAGTTATGCATTCGATCCGGTGTACAATGCGTGTCTTCGACAGATATTTTACC TAGCCCAACTAAACCGAGCAAACCGTGTAGCAATGCTCTGGACTTCTACTCATCCACCCCAGTTGCTGGCAAACGAAAAGCAGACGTCCCGCGTCAAAGCAATGTGAAAACCCAACGTACTCAGCAATCGGCGGACTCGGTACAACAGGTCGAATATGTATCGGTCGTCCGGCTTGTGGAACAG ATATTGGCCTCGACAAACAAGGGCATATGGGTCGACAGCCCGTTACACCAAGCCGTTTTGCCTCGTCGTCAAGACCGCTACGCACAAGACGCTTCCAGGAAAAGCATTCAAGACATCTTGGGCGAGGAGATGCCGCCTCAAGAAATTTGCGATATCCTGGTTGCATCTTACATGCACGCAGTACAGTGGTATTTCCCGTTGGTTTATGAGCCCTCCTTTCAACCGCGCCTAAATTCACTGCTCCGCGAAAAGACATGTTCTCTCGCTGACCAGCCGTTCCTAATGCTCTCCCTCGCCGCAATGCTCCTAGGGCTGTATTTTGCCACGCCGCAAGACCTCAAGAATATCATCCGCATTCCCCCCGGGGATATATCTTGTCTTCGAGCGCAGATGACCTCTGTGCTTGAGAAAAACTTCCTTGGCTCCTTTGAGCAACATAACCTAGACTGGATATGCTTCTCATCCTTGCTAGCTCTGTACAACGTCCTTAACCGGAGAACACGACGCGGAACCATGCTGATAGCGTCCGCCAtccaagccgccaaagacCTGAAACTGGACAAAGCGACCAATTCCGCGTCAGTGACAGTGGGCGAGAATGAGATGCGAAAGAGGGTTTGGTGGACACTATTCGCAGCAGACGG ATTTGTCGGTCTCTCCGCAGGTCGAGCACCAATGGCCAGACTAGAAGAAATTACCGTCACAGAATCTCTCGATTCAGACAACTCGATGCGATCACCAGAGTTTCAGTCCATGGAAGTGAGAGACGACGGTTCTCTACAACCAGTTACGACATGCTCCTTTCAGAGGTACAGAGCAAGGTTGTTCCGGGTTGCAGCGCGCCTTAATACGAAACGATATACATCTCAGCATCCTTACAAGAATGGGAGCTTTAAGGACGAAACGCGAGATATATACAATGAACTTGAGCGATGGAGAGAGTCGCTTCCCCCAGAGCTATGTCTAGATTCATACACAGAACTCGAGGCTTTCAATGAGCGCGAGAATACAGCTGGCCAGATATTTCGAGTACAAGCGCTCACGCTGAAACTACTGTACGAGAATATACAAGTGCTCTTATTCTGGCCCTTTATCAAAAGCTGCCGAGAAGCAGATGGTCCTGTTACGCGCAGAGCAGCACAGGCGGCAACTTCTTCGACGGGGGAGAATGATCTAGCGAGTTTCGCCAGGGCGCACTGCTTCCAGTCCGCAATGCGGTTTGCCCGCATCGGCCAATATGAGAGCATTCTCCACATGTCGTATAAAACGCCAGTTGTTATTCCgttggcagcttcatcgaTGACGTTTGGCGCTATACTCGGGATGTTGGCTCTTCTGAATCCGACGTCTGCGTCTGTCCGCGACTACAAGATTTGCTTGGCGAGTATCGTCAAATTACCCAAGATGTGTAATTTTAAAAATGTTCTTTGCGAGCAAGCTACGGAGATACTGCAAGGTATACTGAGGCTTATTTGTTCGGAGGAGGCTGATTCGCTGCTGGCGGGCGACCTCCCGCCACCAATGCAGtttgcagatgatgctgccagTAAGAGAGGCAGTGCTCAGGATATGGGGCTGGAGGGAGTTGAGCAGGGGGGGATGGTTGACACTGGAATGTTTTCTGGCTCAGATACGTCTGATTTTGTGTATGTGGATATTCTGGCAGATTGTTATACCACGCTCGCGAACTTGTATGGGCTGAATCTTGATCTGGAGAACTTGGGGTAG
- a CDS encoding metallopeptidase MepB (similar to Neosartorya fischeri NRRL 181 XP_001261540.1) encodes MTNVNIPDKYRNPPQAPPVFTSTKDSILDDVNLIIEEQRGLLGRIASSFTPETATFEGVVEAIARANDQASRKDRVLTFYQKICPDSELRKASNAAKRALQEFSTECMMRDDIFKLVDALHRKKASLGLDPESLRLLEKAHKGYISNGLGIPLGPQRDRSREINARLISLGIEFNINLNEEHGCLWLTPEELQGIPEDVVSNLDKGSGENEGKLRLTFKYPHLYPTLKYAINPETRKRLIVANENKCNQNSGIFKKAIVLRHEAARLLGFKNHVDFKLQDRMAKSEVAVLGFLTDLQSRLTSAAQKELDHLKDIKAEDCKAKNLPNDGNYYLWDHRYYDRLMLEKEYSINELQIAEYFSLDITLAKLLNIFETLLGFVFIKLDDDELAKLSPTGKAGDVKWHVDNIVYSVWNDESEGDEFVGYLYMDLHPRQGKYSHAANTNLEPGFTLRDGTRHYPATALICNFSEPTRHKPSLLKHHEVVTLFHELGHGIHNLASRTLYTRFHGTATARDFVEAPSQMLENWCWIPSVAKSLSQHWRTKEQIPDSLAERLVSTRDVNSAMYNLGQVHFAMFDMICHSPKSDDEVMAIDPSVLFNNLRASITLVQGLEDQTQTSDWSHGDAIFSHLMSGYDAGLYGYLYSNVYSTDMFNTVFGKDPMNETQGRRYRHTVLEYGGSRDELVSLEEFLGRKPNSEAFYQNLGIA; translated from the exons ATGACGAACGTCAACATTCCAGACAAGTATCGGAATCCACCACAAGCCCCTCCAGTCTTTACCAGCACAAAGGACTCGATCCTTGATGATGTAAACTTAATAATCGAAGAGCAGCGCGGGCTTCTTGGCAGGATAGCCAGCTCTTTCACGCCAGAGACGGCCACATTTGAAGGGGTTGTGGAAGCTATCGCTCGCGCTAACGATCAGGCCAGCCGGAAGGATAGGGTGCTAACATTTTATCAAAAGATATGCCCCGATTCCGAACTGCGCAAAGCCTCCAACGCGGCTAAGAGGGCGCTTCAAGAGTTCTCGACCGAGTGCATGATGCGTGATGACATTTTCAAGCTCGTCGATGCTTTGCATAGGAAAAAAGCATCTCTAGGTCTCGATCCGGAGAGCCTTCGGTTGCTTGAAAAGGCTCACAAGGGCTACATCTCAAACGGTCTTGGCATACCCTTGGGTCCTCAACGCGATCGGTCCAGAGAAATCAACGCAAGACTCATATCCCTTGGTATTGAGTTCAACATAAATCTCAACGAGGAGCATGGTTGTCTTTGGCTCACACCTGAAGAACTCCAAGGCATCCCCGAGGATGTTGTGTCCAATCTCGATAAAGGGTCTGGTGAGAATGAAGGAAAACTGAGACTGACTTTCAAATACCCCCATCTCTACCCAACCCTCAAATACGCTATTAATCCTGAAACGCGCAAGCGCCTTATAGTTGCCAACGAAAACAAG TGCAACCAAAATAGTGGTATTTTTAAAAAAGCCATAGTTTTACGACACGAAGCGGCTCGTTTGCTTGGTTTCAAAAACCATGTGGATttcaagcttcaagacaGGATGGCAAAGAGCGAAGTTGCTGTTCTAGGGTTTCTAACGGATCTTCAGTCTCGCCTCACGTCGGCAGCTCAGAAAGAGCTTGATCATCTAAAAGACATCAAAGCTGAAGACTGCAAAGCTAAAAATCTTCCAAATGACGGCAACTACTATTTATGGGACCATAGATACTATGACAGGCTtatgctggagaaggagtACAGCATCAATGAATTGCAAATTGCCGAGTACTTTTCTCTGGATATAACACTTGCCAAATTGCTCAACATCTTTGAGACTCTACTTGGTTTTGTGTTTATAAAGCTAGACGATGATGAATTAGCCAAGTTGAGTCCTACTGGGAAAGCTGGAGATGTTAAGTGGCATGTGGATAATATTGTGTATAGTGTCTGGAACGATGAGTCGGAAGGAGATGAATTCGTGGGCTATCTTTACATGGACCTACACCCACGCCAAGGAAAGTACAGCCATGCTGCCAACACAAACCTCGAGCCGGGCTTTACACTCAGAGACGGCACACGACACTATCCTGCAACGGCCTTGATCTGCAACTTTAGCGAGCCAACTCGGCATAAGCCGTCGCTACTCAAGCACCATGAAGTGGTAACATTATTTCACGAACTCGGCCACGGGATTCATAATTTGGCCAGTCGCACGCTCTACACTAGATTCCACGGCACTGCTACGGCCAGAGATTTTGTTGAAGCGCCGTCACAAATGCTGGAGAACTGGTGCTGGATCCCGAGTGTTGCCAAGTCTCTCTCCCAACACTGGAGGACAAAGGAACAGATTCCTGATAGTCTCGCGGAGAGGCTCGTCTCAACTAGGGACGTCAACTCAGCCATGTACAACCTTGGTCAAGTGCACTTTGCCATGTTTGACATGATTTGCCATTCCCCCAagagtgatgatgaggtAATGGCTATTGACCCTTCAGTACTCTTCAACAACCTTCGCGCATCGATTACCTTGGTCCAGGGCCTAGAGGACCAGACACAGACGAG TGACTGGTCTCACGGCGATGCCATCTTTTCCCATCTCATGTCTGGCTATGACGCAGGTCTCTACGGATACCTTTACTCCAATGTGTATTCCACCGACATGTTCAACACAGTTTTCGGGAAAGACCCCATGAATGAGACACAAGGACGGAGGTACCGTCACACGGTGCTTGAGTATGGTGGTAGCCGAGACGAGCTCGTGAGTCTAGAGGAGTTCTTGGGTAGGAAGCCTAATTCGGAAGCCTTTTACCAGAACTTGGGAATAGCCTAG
- a CDS encoding saccharopine dehydrogenase domain-containing protein produces the protein MTATKPIVFIGAAGEMCRIAIERLATATSNPFILSDINLTALEVTAAKLPKGRATIVKLDLFDRPALVKAITGAALVILGAGPYIKTSEPVLSACLEAKIPYMDYDDDVESTQAALGLYEQAKKSGIPCYIGCGASPGMSNVMAMDVTRDLDVVEEIELCWLVGDERPAVGKAVLEHLLHIAAGPCLTWVDGKPKINESWVETGYAPMLGTSGETFLHETAHPEPVTLPRLFPNARRIRCLGGLGPSPVNGIARGLGKAVRSGAVSQKDAVEFLYQLTTQPPSTAGYGEALASFTQHFRGGDITIKELFGLLAHATSAFEPWRHALLGMFEQIWTGESTVSDVAGYLISSARGQTYENHSSLLVRATGTRNGHPAVAVRRTPKSGRDAFLSRNMAALTGTACAAFAAMALEDGVKRTGVFCPEDWAVPEVFYKALERVGTPADEIVERVA, from the coding sequence ATGACAGCCACCAAACCGatcgtcttcatcggcgCCGCCGGCGAAATGTGCCGCATCGCAATAGAGCGACTCGCCACGGCCACAAGCAATCCCTTCATTCTATCCGACATCAACCTCACTGCCTTGGAAGTGACTGCGGCAAAACTCCCCAAAGGTCGCGCTACAATAGTCAAGCTCGATCTGTTCGATCGTCCAGCTCTAGTCAAAGCCATTACCGGTGCTGCACTCGTCATCCTCGGTGCAGGACCGTACATCAAAACGTCAGAGCCGGTGCTTTCTGCCTGCCTTGAAGCCAAGATCCCGTACATGGACTACGACGACGATGTGGAAAGTACACAGGCGGCATTGGGCTTATACGAACAGGCCAAGAAGAGCGGTATACCATGTTACATTGGGTGCGGTGCCTCCCCTGGCATGAGTAacgtcatggccatggatgTGACGAGGGACCTGGATgtggtggaggagattgagctgTGCTGGCTTGTCGGTGATGAGCGCCCAGCTGTTGGTAAAGCCGTTCTCGAGCATTTACTACACATTGCCGCTGGACCATGCCTTACCTGGGTGGATGGAAAGCCCAAGATCAACGAGAGCTGGGTTGAGACAGGATACGCGCCCATGCTAGGCACCTCTGGCGAGACATTTCTGCACGAAACAGCACATCCTGAGCCAGTGACGCTTCCACGACTATTCCCCAACGCCAGACGGATTCGGTGCCTTGGCGGATTAGGCCCATCCCCCGTCAATGGCATAGCTCGTGGTCTAGGAAAGGCAGTCCGTTCAGGGGCAGTTTCACAAAAGGACGCCGTCGAATTCTTATACCAACTCACCACGCAgcctccatcaacagccgGATACGGCGAAGCTCTCGCCTCATTCACTCAGCACTTCCGCGGCGgagacatcaccatcaaagaACTATTCGGGCTCCTCGCCCACGCAACAAGCGCATTCGAGCCATGGCGCCACGCCCTCCTCGGCATGTTTGAGCAGATCTGGACCGGCGAAAGCACCGTCAGCGACGTAGCAGGCTATCTAATCTCCTCTGCACGGGGGCAGACGTACGAAAACCACAGCAGCCTGCTCGTGCGGGCGACGGGCACCCGCAATGGCCATCCTGCCGTGGCTGTTCGCCGGACGCCCAAATCTGGCAGGGACGCGTTCCTGAGTAGGAACATGGCTGCGTTGACGGGAACTGCTTGCGCGGCGTTTGCGGCCATGGCGCTGGAGGATGGGGTGAAGAGGACGGGGGTGTTTTGCCCGGAGGACTGGGCGGTGCCGGAGGTGTTTTATAAGGCGTTGGAGAGGGTTGGGACGCCGGCGGatgagattgttgagagGGTGGCTTGA